A window of Primulina tabacum isolate GXHZ01 chromosome 4, ASM2559414v2, whole genome shotgun sequence contains these coding sequences:
- the LOC142543377 gene encoding superoxide dismutase [Cu-Zn] 2 encodes MVKAVVVLNSSEGVSGTVHFLQEGDGPTTVTGHLSGLKPGHHGFHVHALGDTTNGCMSTGPHFNPAGKEHGAPGDEVRHAGDLGNVTVGEDGTAAFTIVDKQIPLSGPHSIIGRAVVVHADPDDLGKGGHELSKSTGNAGGRIACGIIGLQG; translated from the exons ATGGTGAAGGCAGTCGTAGTTCTCAACAGCAGCGAGGGTGTTAGTGGCACCGTCCATTTTTTGCAGGAAGGAGATG GTCCTACTACTGTGACTGGACACCTTTCTGGCCTTAAACCTGGACATCACGGCTTTCACGTGCACGCCCTTGGTGACACCACAAATGGCTGTATGTCGACTG GACCTCATTTCAATCCAGCTGGCAAAGAGCATGGTGCTCCTGGGGATGAAGTTCGTCATGCTGGTGACCTTGGGAATGTTACAGTTGGAGAAGATG GAACTGCTGCTTTCACCATTGTCGACAAGCAG aTTCCACTATCAGGACCACATTCCATAATTGGAAGAGCTGTGGTTGTCCATGCTGATCCTGATGATCTTGGAAAAG GTGGTCACGAACTTAGCAAAAGCACTGGAAATGCTGGTGGAAGGATTGCTTGCG GTATCATTGGACTTCAGGGCTGA